In Streptomyces sp. NBC_01717, one DNA window encodes the following:
- a CDS encoding 3'-5' exonuclease yields MNFSTWPALLVVDVEGNGTHPPDLVEVAALPVRDGNLDTSTAGAWLICPPRPVTPYAARVHGLTNEVLAKAPAWREIADQVHGVLGTAWICAHNAHVDYRALTAHLPKWAPAGVIGTLRLANATYANLPSYGLDALIEHVQPDLSAAPARRHRATYDAYATAQLLVAMASCYETWDQLVAVAVPPGMPGAPD; encoded by the coding sequence ATGAACTTCTCCACCTGGCCCGCACTGCTCGTCGTGGACGTTGAGGGCAACGGCACCCATCCGCCGGACCTGGTGGAAGTCGCCGCGCTGCCTGTTCGTGACGGGAATCTGGACACCAGCACAGCCGGGGCGTGGCTGATTTGCCCGCCCCGCCCTGTCACGCCCTATGCGGCCCGCGTGCACGGCCTGACCAACGAGGTTCTGGCGAAAGCCCCGGCATGGCGGGAGATTGCCGATCAGGTCCACGGCGTCCTGGGCACAGCGTGGATCTGCGCCCACAACGCGCACGTCGACTACCGCGCGCTGACCGCGCACTTGCCGAAGTGGGCGCCGGCCGGGGTCATTGGCACCCTCCGCCTCGCCAATGCCACGTACGCGAACCTGCCGTCATACGGACTCGACGCCCTGATCGAGCATGTTCAGCCGGACCTCTCAGCAGCCCCCGCTCGCAGGCATCGTGCTACCTACGACGCGTACGCCACGGCACAGCTCCTCGTCGCGATGGCGAGCTGCTACGAGACCTGGGATCAGCTCGTTGCCGTTGCCGTTCCGCCCGGCATGCCCGGCGCACCAGACTAG
- a CDS encoding NADPH-dependent F420 reductase, protein MSNISIIGTGNMARTIGARAIAGGNTVEVMGRDQSKAADLAKALGGGATTGEWGTAPAGDIVIVALLYDGVVPVVAQYGDALAGKVIVDISNPFNSTFDGLAHREETSIAQEVAKAAPASASVVKAFNTIFRHVLEQGRPDVFIAGDNAQAKASVEAFIESLGLRPLDVGGLKMAHWLEGAGVVTVGLANHGVGNLDFALSITELAV, encoded by the coding sequence ATGAGCAACATCAGCATCATCGGCACCGGGAACATGGCCCGCACCATCGGAGCGCGGGCGATAGCGGGCGGCAACACCGTCGAGGTCATGGGCCGCGATCAGTCCAAGGCCGCTGACCTGGCCAAAGCTCTCGGTGGCGGCGCCACGACGGGAGAATGGGGCACCGCCCCGGCCGGGGACATCGTCATCGTGGCCCTGTTGTACGACGGCGTCGTGCCGGTCGTCGCCCAGTACGGAGACGCTCTCGCGGGCAAGGTCATCGTCGACATCAGCAATCCCTTCAACTCCACGTTCGACGGGCTAGCCCACCGCGAGGAGACCTCGATCGCGCAGGAAGTCGCCAAGGCGGCCCCGGCCAGCGCCAGCGTGGTGAAGGCGTTCAACACCATTTTCCGTCATGTTCTGGAGCAGGGTCGGCCCGACGTCTTCATCGCTGGCGATAATGCGCAGGCCAAGGCAAGTGTGGAGGCGTTCATCGAGAGCCTCGGGCTGCGCCCGCTGGACGTCGGCGGCCTGAAAATGGCGCACTGGCTGGAAGGAGCGGGCGTGGTCACGGTGGGCCTCGCCAACCACGGGGTGGGGAACTTGGACTTCGCCCTCAGCATCACCGAACTTGCCGTCTGA
- a CDS encoding SDR family NAD(P)-dependent oxidoreductase, whose protein sequence is MGKLDGKVAVITGGTTGMALAGAKLFVDEGAHVFITGRRQDALDEAVKRIGRNVTGVQGDAANLDDLDRLYDTVKREKGSLDVLWASAGGGEPAPLGEITEAHFDAAFHLNARGTLFTVQKALPLFNDGGSILMTGSNASLGAFPGWSVYAGSKAVQQAWARVWLNELKDRRIRVNVLTPGQVATAKQEELFDEATKRQFESLIPRGQMGRPDEIATAALFLASDDSSYVNGMELVADGGTTVI, encoded by the coding sequence ATGGGAAAGCTTGACGGCAAGGTCGCGGTCATCACCGGCGGCACCACCGGCATGGCGCTGGCAGGCGCGAAGCTGTTTGTCGACGAGGGAGCGCACGTCTTCATCACCGGCCGCCGCCAGGACGCCCTGGACGAGGCCGTGAAGCGGATCGGCCGCAACGTCACCGGCGTCCAGGGCGACGCCGCCAACCTGGACGACCTGGACCGCCTGTACGACACCGTCAAGCGGGAGAAGGGAAGCCTCGACGTGCTGTGGGCCAGCGCGGGCGGGGGCGAGCCCGCCCCGCTCGGCGAGATCACCGAGGCCCACTTCGACGCCGCGTTCCACCTCAACGCCCGCGGCACCCTGTTCACCGTCCAAAAGGCCCTCCCGCTCTTCAATGACGGCGGCTCCATCCTCATGACCGGCTCCAACGCCTCCCTCGGCGCCTTCCCCGGCTGGAGCGTCTACGCCGGCAGCAAGGCCGTCCAGCAGGCATGGGCCCGCGTCTGGCTCAACGAGCTCAAGGACCGCCGCATCCGCGTCAACGTCCTGACCCCCGGCCAGGTCGCCACCGCCAAGCAGGAAGAACTCTTCGACGAGGCCACCAAGCGCCAGTTCGAGTCCCTCATCCCCCGCGGCCAGATGGGCCGCCCCGACGAAATCGCCACCGCCGCCCTCTTCCTCGCCTCCGACGACTCCAGCTACGTCAACGGCATGGAACTCGTCGCCGACGGCGGCACCACCGTCATCTAA
- a CDS encoding TetR/AcrR family transcriptional regulator: MTELEKGPTGRRRGRGARERILSASQQLFREQGINGTGMDQLCAAAQVSKRTAYQHFTGKDELVAEYLRRFDPSVLSGVFDRTDLTPRERLLAAFDIPPTTPLCPYIAAAVELHDPEHPASQYARDYKKAVAARLADTAREAGAADPEQLGEQLALLIDGAAARTRVLNADAFPTAAAIAAVLIDNAIPATASDDRRREEVSS, encoded by the coding sequence ATGACGGAGTTGGAGAAGGGCCCCACGGGCCGCCGCCGCGGCCGGGGCGCCCGCGAGCGCATCCTCAGCGCGTCCCAGCAACTGTTCCGCGAGCAGGGCATCAACGGCACCGGCATGGACCAGCTTTGCGCGGCGGCCCAGGTGTCCAAGCGCACGGCCTACCAGCACTTCACCGGCAAGGACGAACTCGTCGCCGAGTACCTGCGCCGGTTCGACCCCTCTGTTCTGTCCGGCGTGTTCGACCGCACCGACCTCACGCCCCGCGAACGGCTCCTCGCCGCCTTCGACATCCCCCCCACCACGCCGCTGTGCCCCTACATCGCCGCCGCCGTCGAACTCCACGACCCCGAGCACCCCGCATCCCAGTACGCACGCGACTACAAGAAGGCCGTCGCCGCGCGGCTCGCCGATACCGCCCGCGAAGCCGGCGCCGCCGACCCTGAACAGCTCGGCGAGCAGCTCGCGCTGCTCATCGACGGCGCCGCGGCCCGCACCCGGGTCCTCAACGCCGACGCCTTCCCCACCGCCGCCGCCATCGCCGCCGTCCTCATCGACAACGCCATCCCCGCCACAGCCAGCGATGACCGGCGACGGGAGGAAGTGTCGAGTTAA
- a CDS encoding lipoate--protein ligase family protein translates to MHGEYKVPGGKLVVVDLDVQGGALRNVRVAGDFFLEPDEAILAIDAALEGAPANTDAAGLTARIDAALPASTLMLGLTSEGIAVAVRRALAQATEWSDYDWQLIHEAPQSPALHMALDEVITAEVAAGRRPPTLRVWEWASPAVIIGSFQSLRNEVDPAGAERHGVSVVRRISGGGAMFVEPGNTITYSLSVPDALVSGLSFADSYAYLDDWVLEALGDMGIKAWYQPLNDIATDIGKIAGAAQKRIVGPGGGPGAVLHHVTMSYDIDADKMLDVLRIGKEKMSDKGTTSAKKRVDPLRRQTGLPRETVIDNMIDSFRKRHGLTQGAVTAEELAEAEELVRIKFGTPEWTARVP, encoded by the coding sequence GTGCACGGTGAGTACAAGGTTCCCGGCGGCAAGCTGGTCGTGGTCGATCTGGACGTTCAGGGCGGCGCGCTGCGCAACGTACGGGTTGCCGGCGATTTCTTCCTGGAGCCCGACGAGGCCATCCTCGCGATCGACGCGGCCCTGGAAGGCGCCCCGGCCAACACCGACGCCGCCGGGCTCACCGCCCGCATCGACGCGGCACTCCCCGCCTCCACCCTCATGCTGGGCCTGACCTCCGAAGGCATCGCCGTTGCCGTACGCCGGGCCCTCGCACAGGCCACCGAGTGGAGCGACTACGACTGGCAGCTCATCCACGAGGCGCCGCAGTCCCCCGCACTCCACATGGCGCTCGACGAAGTCATCACCGCCGAGGTCGCGGCCGGCCGCCGGCCGCCTACGCTGCGGGTCTGGGAATGGGCCTCCCCCGCCGTGATCATCGGCAGCTTCCAGTCCCTGCGCAACGAGGTCGACCCGGCGGGCGCCGAGCGTCACGGCGTCAGCGTCGTCCGGCGTATCTCCGGCGGCGGCGCCATGTTCGTGGAGCCCGGCAACACCATCACGTACTCGCTCTCCGTCCCGGACGCCCTCGTCTCCGGCCTCTCCTTCGCGGACAGTTACGCCTACCTTGACGACTGGGTGCTCGAGGCGCTCGGCGACATGGGCATCAAGGCCTGGTACCAGCCGCTCAACGACATCGCGACCGACATCGGGAAAATCGCCGGAGCGGCCCAGAAGCGCATCGTGGGCCCCGGCGGCGGGCCCGGCGCCGTGCTGCATCACGTCACGATGTCCTACGACATCGACGCCGACAAGATGCTCGATGTCCTGCGCATCGGCAAGGAAAAGATGTCCGACAAGGGCACGACGAGCGCCAAGAAGCGCGTCGACCCACTCCGCCGGCAGACCGGCCTGCCGCGCGAGACTGTCATCGACAACATGATCGACTCCTTCCGCAAGCGCCACGGCCTCACCCAGGGGGCAGTGACCGCTGAAGAGCTGGCAGAGGCGGAAGAACTCGTGCGCATCAAGTTCGGCACTCCCGAGTGGACGGCACGGGTGCCGTAG
- a CDS encoding response regulator, translating into MNHQDTIRVLIVDDQALMRAGFRALLDAEDGIEVIGEAADGRQGVELARRHVPDVALVDVQMPVMSGIEATREIAADPLLAGVHVVILTNYGLDAYVFDALRAGAAGFLLKDTEPAELLQAIRVAARGDALLSPAITRRLIGEFVSRPPDRATAPGFETLTRREREVSALAARGLTNEEIAAHMVISPFTAKTHISRAMTKLGARDRAQLVVFAYESGLVTPRDPH; encoded by the coding sequence ATGAACCACCAGGACACGATCCGGGTGCTGATCGTCGACGACCAGGCCCTGATGCGTGCCGGGTTCCGCGCCCTGCTGGACGCCGAGGACGGCATCGAAGTGATCGGAGAGGCAGCCGACGGCCGTCAAGGAGTGGAACTGGCCCGCCGCCATGTCCCGGACGTGGCCCTCGTCGACGTACAGATGCCCGTGATGAGCGGCATCGAGGCCACCCGCGAGATCGCCGCCGACCCGCTACTGGCCGGTGTGCACGTCGTCATCCTCACCAACTACGGGCTCGACGCGTACGTCTTCGACGCGCTGCGCGCCGGGGCCGCCGGGTTCCTTCTCAAGGACACCGAACCCGCCGAACTCCTCCAGGCCATCCGGGTAGCGGCCCGCGGCGACGCCCTGCTGTCGCCCGCCATCACCCGTCGGCTGATCGGCGAGTTCGTCTCCCGGCCGCCCGACCGGGCCACGGCCCCCGGCTTCGAGACCCTGACCCGCCGCGAACGCGAGGTGAGTGCGCTGGCCGCACGGGGGCTGACCAACGAGGAGATCGCCGCGCACATGGTGATCAGCCCGTTCACCGCGAAGACCCACATCAGCCGGGCGATGACGAAGCTCGGCGCCCGCGACCGGGCCCAACTCGTCGTCTTCGCCTACGAGTCCGGCCTCGTCACGCCACGGGACCCACACTGA
- a CDS encoding sensor histidine kinase translates to MQGDIDRRIRLLDAALAVAIGAAVLAAACAASRPDTLDLLLMAAGTLALAGHRWAPRAVLAVTTVAMLGYVVHAHPGSWAAFPVLAAVHTAARGGRRAWAIAAGTLFLAGYFTVLIIAAPGTQDTVERTLLLLGWFLCAGVTGLIDKNWQAYLRQTEQRALDAERNREETALRRAGEERLRIARELHDSLTHSISIVKLQTGVAVHLARKRGSEVEPALLAIQEASGEAMRELRATLEVLRTDVVAPGTGLDRIDELAERARTAGIELSVTVTGVERTLPSDVDRAAYRIVQEALTNVARHADRARTTIELVYGEHVLTVRVDDQGPGAPGAPGEAVTAGTGLTGMGERVRALGGTLAAASRPDGGFSVRAELPLQTSGTIV, encoded by the coding sequence ATGCAGGGGGACATCGACCGGCGGATTCGCCTGCTGGACGCGGCGCTCGCCGTCGCCATCGGGGCGGCGGTCCTCGCCGCGGCCTGTGCCGCATCCAGACCGGACACACTCGACCTGCTGCTCATGGCAGCGGGCACCCTGGCGCTTGCCGGGCACCGGTGGGCTCCGCGCGCCGTGCTCGCCGTCACCACCGTCGCCATGCTGGGGTACGTCGTGCACGCGCACCCCGGCAGCTGGGCCGCGTTCCCCGTGCTGGCAGCCGTGCACACGGCGGCGCGCGGCGGACGGCGCGCGTGGGCCATCGCCGCGGGCACCCTCTTCCTCGCCGGCTACTTCACGGTACTGATCATCGCCGCACCGGGCACGCAGGACACCGTCGAGCGGACGCTGCTGCTGCTCGGCTGGTTCCTCTGCGCCGGGGTCACCGGACTCATCGACAAGAACTGGCAGGCGTATCTCCGCCAGACCGAGCAGCGGGCGCTCGACGCCGAACGCAACCGAGAGGAGACAGCGCTGCGCCGTGCCGGTGAGGAGCGGCTACGGATCGCCCGGGAGCTGCACGACTCGCTGACCCACTCCATCTCGATCGTCAAGCTCCAGACGGGAGTTGCGGTGCACCTGGCGCGCAAGCGGGGCAGCGAGGTGGAGCCGGCGCTGCTCGCGATTCAGGAGGCGAGCGGCGAGGCGATGCGGGAACTGCGGGCGACTCTGGAGGTACTGCGCACCGATGTGGTGGCGCCGGGCACGGGGCTGGACCGCATCGACGAGCTGGCCGAGCGGGCCCGTACCGCGGGCATCGAACTCTCCGTCACCGTGACGGGCGTCGAACGCACCCTGCCGTCGGACGTCGACCGGGCCGCGTACCGCATTGTGCAGGAAGCACTCACCAATGTGGCCCGGCACGCCGACCGCGCCAGGACAACCATCGAACTGGTCTACGGCGAACATGTGCTGACCGTGCGCGTCGACGATCAGGGGCCCGGCGCCCCCGGCGCCCCCGGCGAAGCCGTCACCGCGGGCACCGGACTCACCGGCATGGGAGAACGTGTCAGGGCCCTCGGCGGCACCCTTGCCGCCGCATCACGCCCGGACGGCGGCTTCTCCGTCCGGGCCGAACTTCCCCTGCAGACATCGGGAACCATCGTATGA
- a CDS encoding carboxymuconolactone decarboxylase family protein, with product MTGTFRYTSPEPPRAATGVVADVYAQLATDFGIDRATTFVVLSASPPLLAGTWAVMRESLLAGQASRTGKEVVAAGVSLANRCPYCVTAHTVLLHATGDHALAERIARGEQPENPEHRQLLAWGKDMSTSQPFPSGQAPEYIGTALAFHFINRIVSSLLTEDMLPGGAQKYRLVRSVAGRSLARTVRRELVPGESLVLLETEGAAPGWAADTPIGTAFGALRKAAHLGAGLLSDEDAELVRTSVAAWDGVSPFPLQGEGLPDRAERPGARLALLAARAPYWITDEDVAAWPAPPFTDHCLVHLIAFGAICAVERMEATLTARTEEHA from the coding sequence ATGACCGGAACCTTCCGATACACCTCACCCGAACCGCCGAGAGCAGCGACGGGAGTGGTCGCCGATGTGTACGCACAGCTGGCCACCGACTTCGGTATCGATCGCGCCACGACCTTCGTCGTCCTGTCCGCATCGCCACCTCTGCTGGCCGGCACCTGGGCCGTCATGCGGGAGTCCCTGCTGGCCGGGCAGGCATCGCGCACCGGCAAGGAGGTGGTGGCGGCGGGGGTGTCGCTCGCCAACCGGTGCCCGTACTGCGTCACCGCGCACACCGTGCTCCTGCATGCCACCGGCGACCACGCGCTGGCCGAGAGAATCGCCCGTGGCGAGCAGCCCGAGAACCCTGAACACCGTCAACTGCTGGCGTGGGGAAAGGACATGAGTACGTCACAGCCGTTCCCTTCCGGGCAGGCACCGGAGTACATCGGGACGGCGCTCGCCTTCCACTTCATCAACCGAATCGTGTCGTCCCTGCTGACGGAAGACATGCTGCCCGGGGGCGCCCAGAAATACCGCCTGGTACGGAGCGTGGCGGGCCGCTCGCTGGCCCGTACGGTCCGTCGTGAACTTGTTCCCGGCGAGAGCCTCGTCCTGCTGGAGACGGAGGGAGCGGCGCCCGGGTGGGCGGCGGACACCCCGATCGGCACCGCGTTCGGCGCGCTGCGTAAGGCGGCGCACCTGGGTGCGGGGCTGCTCAGTGACGAGGACGCGGAGCTGGTACGGACATCGGTGGCGGCCTGGGACGGCGTCTCACCGTTCCCCCTGCAGGGTGAGGGGCTGCCGGACCGGGCGGAGCGGCCGGGTGCACGGCTGGCGCTGCTCGCGGCGCGCGCCCCGTACTGGATCACGGACGAGGACGTGGCGGCCTGGCCGGCACCGCCGTTCACCGATCACTGCCTGGTTCATCTGATCGCGTTCGGCGCGATCTGCGCCGTCGAGCGCATGGAGGCCACCCTGACCGCACGGACCGAGGAGCACGCATGA
- a CDS encoding class I SAM-dependent methyltransferase, whose amino-acid sequence MTVTDAWNGQLGRHWADHPDRYNAMVARFDEPLFDAAAIGTEDRVVDIGCGSGFSTRRAARRAPRGRVTGVDVSVPLLERARADTDAGEYPSVSYELGDAQVHPFEPAGHDVAISRGGVMFFADHVAAFTNIARALRPGGRLAFICPQPPSPDGEERKALGLLASLLGQEHAVENAVAVAMASLSDPERVRKVLGAAGFEEIGIVPVTATTRWGRDAADAVDFFVSRTPGLTVSDATRASMMDTLLPYETAEGVLLRAGVWVVGARLPL is encoded by the coding sequence ATGACCGTCACCGACGCGTGGAACGGGCAGCTCGGCCGGCACTGGGCCGACCATCCCGACCGCTACAACGCCATGGTGGCCCGCTTCGACGAGCCGCTGTTCGACGCCGCGGCGATCGGCACGGAGGACCGGGTGGTCGACATCGGCTGCGGCAGCGGGTTCTCGACCCGGCGCGCCGCGCGGCGCGCCCCACGGGGCCGGGTCACCGGCGTCGACGTCTCGGTGCCGCTCCTAGAGCGCGCCAGGGCCGACACCGACGCCGGGGAGTACCCCTCGGTCTCCTACGAGTTGGGGGACGCGCAGGTCCATCCCTTCGAGCCGGCCGGCCATGACGTGGCGATCAGCCGGGGCGGCGTGATGTTCTTCGCCGATCACGTCGCGGCGTTCACCAATATCGCCCGTGCCCTGCGCCCCGGCGGCCGGCTGGCGTTCATCTGCCCGCAGCCCCCGTCGCCGGACGGCGAGGAGCGCAAGGCGCTCGGGCTGCTGGCTTCCCTGCTGGGACAGGAGCACGCGGTGGAGAACGCCGTGGCGGTGGCGATGGCCTCGCTCTCGGACCCGGAGCGCGTCCGGAAGGTGCTGGGCGCGGCGGGTTTCGAGGAGATCGGCATCGTCCCCGTGACGGCCACGACCCGCTGGGGGCGGGACGCGGCGGACGCGGTGGACTTCTTCGTCTCCCGTACGCCGGGTCTCACCGTCTCCGACGCCACCCGGGCCTCGATGATGGACACCCTGCTGCCGTACGAGACCGCGGAGGGCGTACTGCTGAGGGCGGGGGTGTGGGTGGTCGGCGCCCGCCTGCCGCTCTGA
- a CDS encoding amidase translates to MSSAEAVELTEPTDSAGLVDTARALANGRTTSTQQVSAALARIEASQSTLNAFRHLRATSALAEAEEADRRLAAGERLPLLGVPVAVKDDTDIAGMPTHFGCRGDLPAAAEDSEVVRRLRAAGAVIVGKTNSCELGQWPFTEGPAFGATRNPWHTGHTPGGSSGGSAAAVAAGLVPAALGSDGAGSVRIPAAWTHLVGIKPQRGRISVHPHHDAFQGLTVNGPLARTVADAALLLDAVAGAHPDDLHRPPPVAASAAAGRDPGRLRIALAWRPPLTLTGSAPHPAVRRAVTALAEALARLGHHVEEARPRYGLIGLGFVPRATAGIAELAALHPEPALLDPRTRSALRTGTRLGGRVVRAARAREVRQHRRIGRLFRTSPAGAGYDVLLTPTTAEPPPRIGAFDGLSAWRTDVAITEACPYAWPWNVLGWPGINVPAGFTADGLPVGAQLLGPSRSEELLISLAAQLEADQRWYEHRPPASGGS, encoded by the coding sequence ATGTCCTCAGCAGAAGCCGTGGAACTCACCGAGCCGACCGATTCGGCCGGACTGGTCGACACCGCACGGGCGTTGGCCAACGGCCGCACCACCTCGACACAGCAGGTGTCCGCGGCCCTCGCACGGATCGAAGCGAGCCAGAGCACTCTCAACGCGTTCCGTCATCTGCGTGCCACGTCCGCGCTTGCCGAAGCCGAGGAAGCCGACCGGCGGCTCGCCGCCGGTGAGCGGCTGCCGTTGCTCGGGGTGCCGGTCGCGGTCAAGGACGACACCGATATCGCGGGGATGCCCACCCACTTCGGCTGTCGCGGCGATCTGCCCGCGGCCGCCGAGGACAGCGAGGTCGTGCGCCGGCTGCGCGCCGCCGGGGCAGTGATCGTCGGGAAGACCAACTCCTGCGAGCTCGGCCAGTGGCCCTTCACCGAAGGACCCGCCTTCGGCGCCACCCGTAACCCGTGGCACACCGGGCACACCCCGGGAGGTTCGTCCGGAGGTTCGGCGGCGGCCGTCGCCGCCGGGCTGGTGCCCGCCGCGCTCGGTTCGGACGGTGCCGGGTCCGTCCGGATCCCCGCCGCATGGACACATCTCGTCGGTATCAAACCGCAGCGCGGCCGGATCTCCGTCCACCCGCACCACGACGCCTTCCAGGGCCTCACCGTCAACGGCCCGCTGGCCCGGACCGTCGCCGATGCCGCACTGCTGCTCGACGCCGTAGCCGGAGCGCACCCCGACGACCTGCACCGGCCGCCGCCCGTCGCCGCCTCGGCCGCTGCGGGGCGCGACCCGGGCAGGCTGCGGATCGCCCTCGCCTGGCGGCCCCCGCTCACCCTCACCGGCTCGGCCCCCCACCCGGCCGTACGACGGGCCGTCACCGCGCTCGCCGAGGCCCTCGCCCGGCTCGGCCACCATGTCGAGGAGGCCAGGCCGCGCTACGGGCTGATCGGCCTCGGCTTCGTCCCCCGCGCCACCGCCGGGATCGCCGAACTCGCCGCGCTCCACCCCGAACCCGCCCTCCTCGACCCGCGCACCCGCAGCGCCCTGCGCACCGGCACCCGGCTCGGCGGCCGGGTGGTGCGAGCGGCCAGGGCACGGGAGGTGCGCCAGCACCGCAGGATCGGCAGGCTCTTCCGGACCTCCCCGGCCGGGGCCGGGTACGACGTGCTGCTGACCCCGACCACCGCCGAGCCCCCACCCCGGATCGGCGCATTCGACGGCCTGAGCGCCTGGCGTACCGATGTTGCGATCACCGAGGCGTGCCCGTACGCCTGGCCGTGGAATGTGCTGGGCTGGCCCGGCATCAATGTCCCGGCCGGGTTCACGGCCGACGGACTTCCCGTCGGTGCCCAGTTGCTCGGCCCGTCCCGCAGCGAGGAGTTGCTGATCTCCCTGGCGGCCCAGCTGGAGGCCGATCAGCGGTGGTACGAGCACCGGCCGCCGGCCTCCGGGGGTTCGTGA
- a CDS encoding nucleotidyl transferase AbiEii/AbiGii toxin family protein encodes MSAPDRPFPGEPTFRDPSLAPRWRTARRTVQDHLLRVITESSWGDGLILRGSLPLQAWVGAAAREPGDLDWIVLEPSADDFVNRLDPYPYVDGIDVVQQWPEAADGAAAPELWTDGDCHATGGARPALAPDGLHWLDSDALEPSSDPRDEVVAALKAGPPPPEGLRIEPGAVTSDGVWMYRTYETPGVRVVVPWQADGLPPGELRMDFAQDERLPEAPVWTACPRIDGGQPIPVRTASQGLSLAWKLLWLSEDQQAEGRSAAKDLYDAVLLAEHPRTLLPSRLLRAVLGPHAAGFSPETVLDWLVDWSAFHAEHRWVEGDPDGLRARLAGALAALLDPAPER; translated from the coding sequence ATGAGCGCGCCGGACCGGCCGTTCCCCGGCGAGCCGACATTCCGCGACCCCTCCCTCGCACCGCGCTGGCGGACCGCCCGGCGCACCGTTCAGGACCATCTGCTCCGGGTGATCACCGAGTCGTCGTGGGGCGACGGCCTGATCCTGCGCGGCAGCCTGCCCCTCCAGGCCTGGGTGGGCGCTGCTGCCCGGGAACCGGGCGATCTGGACTGGATCGTGCTGGAGCCCTCGGCGGACGACTTCGTCAACCGCCTCGACCCCTATCCGTACGTCGACGGGATCGACGTCGTCCAGCAGTGGCCCGAAGCCGCCGACGGCGCGGCCGCCCCCGAGCTGTGGACGGACGGAGACTGCCACGCCACCGGCGGGGCCCGGCCGGCGCTCGCACCCGACGGACTGCACTGGCTCGACTCCGACGCCCTGGAGCCGAGTTCCGATCCTCGGGACGAGGTCGTCGCAGCGCTCAAGGCGGGTCCGCCACCGCCCGAGGGCCTCCGGATCGAGCCCGGCGCGGTGACGTCGGACGGCGTGTGGATGTACCGGACGTACGAGACGCCCGGGGTCCGAGTCGTCGTCCCCTGGCAGGCGGACGGGCTGCCGCCGGGTGAGCTGCGGATGGACTTCGCCCAGGACGAGCGGCTGCCCGAAGCCCCTGTGTGGACGGCCTGCCCGCGCATCGACGGCGGGCAGCCCATACCGGTGCGCACGGCGAGTCAGGGGCTCTCGCTCGCCTGGAAGCTGTTGTGGCTCTCCGAGGACCAGCAGGCGGAGGGACGTTCGGCAGCCAAGGACCTGTACGACGCGGTGCTGCTGGCGGAGCACCCGCGGACCCTGCTGCCGTCGCGGCTGCTGCGCGCGGTGCTCGGCCCGCACGCGGCCGGCTTCAGCCCGGAGACGGTACTGGACTGGCTGGTGGACTGGTCGGCGTTCCACGCGGAACACCGGTGGGTGGAGGGCGATCCGGACGGGCTGCGGGCGCGGTTGGCCGGTGCGCTCGCCGCTCTCCTGGATCCGGCTCCGGAGCGCTGA